One Paenibacillus crassostreae DNA segment encodes these proteins:
- the ftsZ gene encoding cell division protein FtsZ, with the protein MLEFDFGMESLAQIKVIGVGGGGSNAVNRMIENGVQGVEFITVNTDAQALHMAKSEHKLQIGDKLTRGLGAGANPEVGKKAAEESRELISNTLKGADMVFVTAGMGGGTGTGAAPVIAEIARECGALTVGVVTRPFTFEGRKRFSQAELGIEALKEKVDTLIVIPNDRLLEIVDKKTPMLEAFREADNVLRQAVQGISDLIAVPGLINLDFADVKTIMTERGSALMGIGIANGENRAAEAARKAIMSPLLETSIEGARGVIMNITGGSNLSLYEVNEAAEIVTSASDPDVNMIFGAIIDEEMKDDIKVTVIATGFEHKQIAPHAQVRKPGASESEPVENRNNNLRPFGNQPSSDQLDIPTFLRNRSRSNND; encoded by the coding sequence ATGTTGGAATTTGATTTTGGAATGGAGAGTTTAGCTCAGATTAAAGTGATAGGTGTTGGCGGTGGAGGTAGTAATGCTGTCAACCGAATGATTGAGAATGGTGTACAAGGTGTAGAATTTATCACGGTTAACACAGATGCTCAAGCACTACATATGGCTAAATCGGAACACAAACTTCAGATTGGGGACAAGCTTACAAGAGGTCTTGGAGCGGGTGCTAATCCTGAAGTGGGTAAGAAAGCTGCTGAGGAATCTCGAGAGCTTATTTCGAATACATTGAAGGGTGCTGACATGGTGTTTGTCACTGCAGGAATGGGTGGCGGAACTGGAACGGGTGCTGCTCCTGTTATTGCTGAGATTGCTAGAGAATGTGGAGCACTGACAGTAGGGGTGGTTACTAGACCTTTTACTTTTGAAGGCAGAAAACGTTTCTCACAAGCAGAGTTAGGAATTGAAGCACTAAAAGAAAAAGTAGACACTTTAATTGTAATTCCTAATGATCGTCTATTGGAAATTGTAGATAAGAAGACACCGATGTTAGAAGCGTTTAGAGAAGCAGATAATGTTCTCCGTCAAGCAGTACAAGGGATATCAGATCTTATTGCAGTACCAGGTCTTATCAATCTTGACTTTGCAGACGTGAAGACTATTATGACAGAACGTGGTTCAGCATTAATGGGAATAGGAATAGCAAATGGTGAGAATCGGGCGGCAGAAGCGGCTCGTAAAGCTATTATGAGTCCATTGTTGGAAACTTCAATTGAAGGTGCTCGTGGTGTTATTATGAATATTACGGGTGGTTCTAACTTATCGCTCTATGAAGTGAATGAAGCTGCGGAGATTGTTACTTCTGCTTCAGATCCAGATGTGAATATGATATTTGGTGCCATTATCGATGAAGAGATGAAGGACGATATTAAAGTAACAGTGATTGCCACTGGTTTTGAGCATAAACAAATTGCACCACATGCTCAAGTTCGTAAACCAGGTGCTTCTGAGAGTGAGCCAGTTGAGAATCGCAACAATAATTTGCGTCCATTTGGCAACCAACCTAGTAGTGATCAACTAGATATTCCAACATTTTTGCGGAATCGATCACGCTCGAATAATGATTAA
- a CDS encoding YlmC/YmxH family sporulation protein codes for MKISDFQTKDVINIIDGKRLGQISDLELDLREGRIEAIVVPNYGRLMGLFGGRSDLIIPWHQIVKIGSDVVLVKMDEIKAVKDEKDTERIERTDRRTY; via the coding sequence ATGAAGATCTCTGACTTTCAAACAAAGGATGTTATTAACATTATTGATGGGAAACGTTTAGGTCAAATTAGTGATTTAGAGCTGGACCTTCGTGAAGGACGGATAGAAGCGATTGTCGTACCAAATTACGGAAGATTAATGGGGCTCTTCGGCGGGAGGAGTGATCTAATCATTCCTTGGCATCAAATTGTAAAGATTGGGTCGGATGTTGTACTTGTAAAAATGGATGAAATAAAGGCTGTTAAAGATGAGAAAGATACTGAGCGAATAGAGCGAACTGATCGTCGGACTTACTAA
- the ftsA gene encoding cell division protein FtsA — protein sequence MSNNDIIVSLDIGTSKVRAIIGEVNNGTFNIIGVGSADSEGIRKGAIVDIDQTVQSIRNAVDHAERMVGIQISEVYVGISGNHIGLQSSHGVVAVSNEDREIGEEDIERVLKAAEVVALPPDREIIDVVAKQYVVDGLEGIQDPRGMIGVRLEVEAIIITGAKTAIHNLLRCVEKSGLKIKDLVLMSLAAGQMALSKDEKTMGSVLVDIGAGTTSIAIFEEGTMVATSTLPIGGEYVTNDIAYGLRTLTDQAEKVKLKYGCALVDDAAPDVVFKVTRIGSNVEKEFSQQDLAAIVEPRIQEIFYLLHQEVKRLGYKELPGGYILTGGTVTMPGVLQVAQGELSASVRIAVPDYIGVRDPGFTSGVGILHNVLRNYRVRNNSTLNTKKPPNRNNKVNPASNQGKPQKPGLVERLKNMFSEFI from the coding sequence TTGAGCAACAATGATATCATTGTTAGTTTGGACATCGGTACATCCAAAGTTCGTGCTATTATTGGGGAAGTAAATAATGGAACCTTTAATATTATTGGAGTTGGATCTGCCGACTCAGAAGGAATACGCAAAGGTGCAATTGTAGATATTGACCAGACTGTACAATCTATCCGTAATGCAGTAGATCACGCGGAACGTATGGTTGGTATCCAAATATCTGAAGTATATGTCGGCATATCAGGGAATCATATTGGACTTCAATCAAGCCACGGAGTAGTGGCAGTATCGAACGAGGATCGGGAAATTGGAGAAGAGGACATTGAACGGGTATTAAAAGCCGCAGAAGTTGTCGCTTTACCTCCTGACCGTGAAATTATTGATGTCGTTGCAAAGCAATACGTTGTGGATGGTCTTGAGGGGATTCAAGATCCACGCGGAATGATCGGTGTACGCTTGGAAGTTGAGGCAATTATTATTACAGGTGCCAAAACAGCCATACATAATCTTTTACGTTGTGTAGAGAAATCTGGTCTGAAAATTAAAGATCTGGTTTTAATGTCATTAGCAGCTGGTCAAATGGCTCTTTCGAAAGACGAAAAGACTATGGGTTCGGTACTAGTTGATATTGGTGCTGGTACTACGAGTATTGCTATTTTCGAAGAAGGAACTATGGTTGCTACTTCGACTTTACCTATTGGTGGAGAGTATGTAACCAATGATATTGCTTATGGTTTACGTACATTGACGGATCAAGCTGAAAAGGTTAAATTGAAGTATGGATGCGCATTAGTAGATGATGCTGCGCCAGATGTTGTCTTTAAGGTAACACGTATTGGAAGTAATGTGGAAAAAGAATTTAGTCAACAAGATTTGGCAGCCATTGTGGAACCGCGAATTCAAGAAATATTCTATCTTCTTCATCAAGAAGTTAAACGTCTTGGTTATAAAGAACTTCCTGGTGGATATATCCTGACTGGTGGAACAGTTACGATGCCTGGCGTTCTGCAGGTAGCACAGGGTGAACTCTCTGCGTCTGTACGGATTGCTGTTCCAGATTATATTGGGGTGAGAGATCCAGGTTTTACTAGCGGTGTTGGGATACTTCATAATGTTCTACGAAACTATCGTGTGCGTAATAACTCGACGTTGAACACCAAGAAGCCACCTAATCGTAACAATAAGGTGAATCCTGCGTCTAATCAAGGTAAGCCACAGAAACCAGGGTTGGTGGAACGTTTAAAAAATATGTTTAGTGAGTTTATATAA
- the sigG gene encoding RNA polymerase sporulation sigma factor SigG, which translates to MTRNKVEICGVDTAKLPVLTNVEMRELFHALQQNNERSAREKLVNGNLRLVLSVIQRFNNRGEFVDDLFQVGCIGLMKAIDNFDLGQNVKFSTYAVPMIIGEIRRYLRDNNPIRVSRSLRDIAYKALQARDSLTNQNCREPTIFEISAALNVPKEDIVFALDAIQDPVSLFEPIYHDGGDPIYVMDQISDDKNKDVSWIEEIALREAMHRLGQREKMILSMRFFEGKTQMEVADEIGISQAQVSRLEKSAIQQMQKYVKS; encoded by the coding sequence ATGACCCGAAACAAAGTTGAAATTTGCGGGGTAGACACAGCGAAGCTTCCAGTTCTAACCAATGTGGAAATGCGGGAGTTGTTTCATGCCCTTCAACAAAATAATGAACGTTCAGCTAGAGAGAAGTTAGTCAATGGAAATCTAAGATTAGTATTGAGTGTGATTCAAAGGTTCAATAATCGTGGTGAATTCGTCGACGATTTATTCCAAGTTGGCTGTATCGGACTAATGAAGGCTATTGATAATTTTGATTTAGGGCAAAATGTAAAATTCTCGACGTATGCAGTACCCATGATTATTGGGGAAATTCGACGGTATCTGCGGGATAATAATCCGATAAGGGTATCACGTTCATTACGTGACATCGCATATAAGGCACTTCAAGCCCGTGATTCCTTGACGAATCAGAATTGTAGAGAACCAACGATATTCGAAATTTCAGCTGCTCTCAATGTTCCGAAGGAAGATATCGTGTTCGCATTAGATGCGATTCAAGATCCCGTATCGTTGTTCGAACCTATTTATCATGATGGTGGTGACCCGATCTATGTCATGGATCAGATTAGTGATGATAAGAATAAAGATGTCTCTTGGATAGAGGAAATCGCCCTTAGAGAGGCTATGCATAGACTAGGTCAGAGAGAGAAGATGATTCTCTCCATGCGATTCTTTGAAGGGAAAACGCAAATGGAAGTTGCTGATGAAATAGGTATATCACAAGCACAAGTATCGCGATTAGAGAAATCGGCCATACAACAAATGCAAAAATATGTTAAATCTTGA
- a CDS encoding cell division protein FtsQ/DivIB codes for MSKLIIPALKPNKPKRMKTSRKIILILMLLFVVILAVLFFRSPLSRISEIQFKGNTFTTREQMLLTGEFNVDGQFFGVSTSTLKQKLMTINSVQHVTVNKNFPGQIIIQIQEYPTVAYEVGERGTLMAILSSGAMIPVDSIGIAVEKPILTKWDPSDPFKLQLTQALGEIPNQLISDISEIIPSPTVSFPDRIKLYTRSKFEVITAVSILKDKVEYLNQVIETEEPGLITMLEADSYVPFLPLNSELENGESTSNN; via the coding sequence ATGTCAAAATTAATAATACCCGCACTTAAACCTAATAAACCAAAAAGAATGAAAACCAGTCGCAAAATTATTCTAATACTAATGTTATTGTTTGTGGTTATACTTGCAGTTCTTTTCTTTAGGTCACCGTTAAGCCGAATCTCAGAAATTCAATTTAAGGGTAATACGTTTACTACACGTGAGCAAATGTTACTAACCGGTGAATTTAATGTTGATGGTCAATTTTTTGGAGTCTCTACTTCAACTTTGAAGCAAAAATTGATGACTATCAACTCGGTTCAGCATGTTACGGTGAATAAGAATTTTCCAGGTCAAATAATAATACAGATTCAGGAGTATCCAACAGTTGCTTATGAAGTGGGTGAAAGAGGAACTCTTATGGCTATTTTATCGAGTGGGGCTATGATTCCTGTGGATTCTATTGGTATTGCAGTGGAAAAGCCTATATTAACGAAGTGGGATCCTTCTGACCCGTTTAAATTGCAACTGACTCAAGCACTTGGCGAGATTCCCAATCAATTAATTTCAGATATCTCTGAGATCATCCCATCACCAACGGTTTCCTTTCCAGATCGTATCAAATTGTACACACGTTCTAAATTTGAAGTGATCACGGCTGTATCTATTCTCAAGGACAAAGTTGAATATCTTAATCAAGTGATAGAGACAGAGGAGCCAGGACTTATTACGATGTTAGAAGCAGATTCATACGTACCGTTTCTTCCATTAAATAGTGAACTGGAAAATGGGGAAAGTACTTCTAATAACTAG
- the pgeF gene encoding peptidoglycan editing factor PgeF, whose amino-acid sequence MEPFVLKSRKEDIPALYMLDPWQEFHSITVGFTGRSGGTSQPPYDSLNCAFHVNDDPIDVINNRQRIVDTLGFSLDSWTCGEQVHSNHIEKVNHIDIGRGKKDRSTAFQNTDGLLTNVPGVLLTSFYADCVPLYFLDPIKQVVGLAHAGWKGTVLQIAANMVDKMKQDYGSNINDIRAAIGPSIGACCYEVDDKVMSRVYELEKDTRGNNQHVTNWYQYKDNGKSMLNLKEINRQIMMKAGILPTHIECTSWCTSCHHDLFFSYRKDGGVTGRMASWIGIK is encoded by the coding sequence ATGGAACCATTTGTATTGAAAAGTCGTAAAGAAGATATTCCTGCTCTATATATGCTGGATCCATGGCAAGAGTTCCACAGCATAACTGTTGGCTTTACTGGAAGAAGCGGAGGAACAAGCCAACCACCCTATGATAGTCTGAATTGTGCTTTTCATGTTAATGATGATCCGATAGATGTGATAAATAATCGTCAGCGGATCGTTGATACACTTGGATTTTCATTAGATTCATGGACATGTGGTGAACAGGTTCATAGTAATCATATTGAGAAGGTCAACCACATTGATATAGGCCGTGGAAAAAAAGATCGATCAACTGCATTTCAGAATACAGATGGCTTATTAACGAATGTACCTGGTGTACTATTAACTTCTTTTTATGCAGATTGTGTACCGCTCTATTTCTTAGATCCCATTAAGCAGGTCGTTGGGCTTGCTCATGCGGGATGGAAAGGGACGGTACTTCAGATAGCAGCAAATATGGTGGATAAGATGAAGCAAGACTATGGTAGTAATATCAATGATATCCGAGCAGCTATTGGACCTTCTATTGGTGCGTGTTGTTATGAGGTAGATGATAAAGTAATGTCTCGGGTATATGAATTAGAGAAGGATACAAGGGGTAATAATCAACATGTTACTAACTGGTATCAGTATAAAGATAACGGTAAATCGATGCTAAACTTGAAAGAAATCAATCGACAGATTATGATGAAAGCAGGAATATTGCCGACTCATATCGAATGTACATCTTGGTGTACAAGTTGTCATCATGATTTGTTCTTCTCTTATCGTAAAGATGGAGGGGTTACAGGGCGCATGGCTAGCTGGATTGGCATAAAGTGA
- the spoIIGA gene encoding sigma-E processing peptidase SpoIIGA: protein MVVYIDLIFIVNLLIDAIVIWLTGWMRKIRVPWWRILLSALLGALYVIMMFVPDLSFMYTFLIKFGLSLVMLWIAFGFGSLQHYIRNIGAFYMINFAAAGGIIGIHYLLQNTGELWNGIWFTTSGGMSFEIKIGFGFTITMFVIVLYGYKLVQSSKRKLDSRTVYLADVKVIMGEQQVNCTGLLDTGNQLCDPLTRIPVMVMEYSLWEDHLPEAWKGKLANGEADKLIMELGQASDFMWQDRLRLVPYRGVNRGAAFMLALKPDSVEISMNGHVSKNTRVLIGLDSGTLSNERAYRAIIHPDLVQEENHSESPRVIPTNHIPPAI, encoded by the coding sequence ATGGTTGTCTATATCGATCTTATTTTTATCGTTAATCTATTGATTGATGCCATTGTTATATGGTTGACGGGTTGGATGCGTAAGATTAGAGTACCTTGGTGGCGAATCCTGCTATCAGCATTATTAGGTGCCCTATATGTCATTATGATGTTCGTACCAGATCTTTCGTTCATGTATACCTTTCTTATAAAGTTCGGACTTTCTCTAGTGATGTTGTGGATTGCTTTCGGTTTTGGCAGTTTGCAACATTATATAAGGAATATAGGTGCTTTTTATATGATTAATTTTGCTGCAGCTGGTGGAATTATTGGGATTCATTATTTGCTGCAAAATACAGGTGAACTTTGGAACGGAATATGGTTTACGACTTCGGGAGGAATGTCATTTGAAATAAAGATTGGATTTGGATTTACTATCACTATGTTTGTAATCGTCCTTTATGGGTATAAGCTCGTTCAATCTTCAAAGCGTAAATTAGATAGTAGAACAGTCTATTTAGCAGATGTAAAAGTAATTATGGGTGAACAGCAGGTCAATTGTACAGGGTTGTTAGATACAGGCAATCAATTGTGTGATCCCTTGACAAGAATACCTGTGATGGTGATGGAGTATTCATTGTGGGAAGATCATCTACCTGAAGCATGGAAAGGGAAACTTGCTAATGGTGAAGCGGACAAACTAATTATGGAATTAGGTCAAGCATCAGATTTTATGTGGCAAGACCGTCTGAGATTAGTTCCATACCGTGGAGTGAATCGAGGTGCTGCATTCATGTTAGCATTAAAGCCGGATTCAGTTGAGATTAGCATGAATGGACATGTTAGTAAAAATACTAGAGTGCTGATTGGACTTGATAGTGGGACCCTTTCTAATGAAAGAGCGTATCGAGCTATTATTCATCCAGATCTTGTTCAAGAAGAGAATCATTCGGAGAGTCCAAGAGTTATACCCACCAATCACATCCCGCCAGCTATCTAA
- the sigE gene encoding RNA polymerase sporulation sigma factor SigE has translation MRLVKWKLVAQLQYYRVLFLFGLKSEEIYYIGGSEALPPPLTREEEEYLLQKLSTGDAAIRAMLIERNLRLVVYIARKFENTGINIEDLVSIGAIGLIKAVNTFDPEKKIKLATYASRCIENEILMYLRRNNKIRSEVSFDEPLNIDWDGNELLLSDVMGTENDIIYRNIEEQVDRKLLHKALEKLTERERTIMELRFGLQDGEEKTQKDVADMLGISQSYISRLEKRIIKRLRKEFNKMV, from the coding sequence ATGAGATTAGTAAAATGGAAATTGGTTGCGCAACTTCAATATTATCGGGTTCTTTTTTTATTTGGATTAAAGAGTGAAGAGATATATTACATAGGTGGTAGTGAGGCGCTTCCCCCACCTTTAACACGTGAGGAAGAGGAATATTTACTGCAAAAGCTATCAACGGGTGATGCGGCGATTCGTGCAATGTTAATTGAACGTAATTTAAGATTGGTCGTATACATTGCTCGTAAATTTGAAAATACTGGAATTAATATAGAAGATTTAGTGTCGATCGGGGCAATCGGACTCATCAAGGCTGTTAATACATTTGATCCAGAGAAAAAAATAAAACTTGCCACATATGCTTCTCGTTGTATTGAAAATGAAATTCTTATGTATTTAAGACGAAATAATAAAATTCGTAGCGAGGTATCTTTTGATGAACCGCTAAATATTGATTGGGATGGAAATGAACTATTATTATCTGATGTTATGGGTACAGAGAATGATATCATTTATCGTAATATCGAGGAGCAAGTTGACCGTAAATTATTGCATAAGGCACTTGAGAAATTGACTGAAAGAGAAAGGACCATTATGGAATTGAGATTTGGTTTACAGGATGGGGAAGAGAAGACACAAAAAGATGTAGCGGATATGTTAGGAATTTCTCAGTCCTATATCTCACGATTAGAGAAGAGAATTATCAAAAGACTACGCAAAGAATTTAATAAGATGGTCTAG